One stretch of Macrotis lagotis isolate mMagLag1 chromosome 7, bilby.v1.9.chrom.fasta, whole genome shotgun sequence DNA includes these proteins:
- the LOC141494122 gene encoding taste receptor type 2 member 3-like — MLNPFQTFFLFMTFSEFILGIWVNGFLGLFNCIHWIKRRKISLSDFIIMNLAFSRIILQCVITSDGTILVIYPDFYNEKTLNQIREISWTFTNYLSIWLATCLSIFYCLKIANFSHPAFLWLKWRISQVITCILLCSVFLCLFNTMLLIQKFKIYSNLLQMSNDTENVRRKESELKVFHILAFSWTLIPFIISLFSCILLILSLRRHTRMMKHYKTDPRDISTEAHVRATKVMFSFLFFFVFYCILMLMGTSSYFLKDTKMIILIIELVSPVYPSVHSVILILQNKNLKQAFLGLLWLKGIL, encoded by the coding sequence ATGCTGAACCCATTCCaaaccttttttttgtttatgaccTTCAGTGAGTTCATTCTAGGGATTTGGGTGAATGGCTTTCTTGGGCTTTTCAATTGCATCCACTGGATCAAAAGGAGAAAGATTTCCTTATCTGATTTCATCATTATGAATCTAGCCTTTTCCAGGATTATCCTGCAGTGTGTGATCACTTCTGATGGCACTATCCTGGTAATCTATCCTGACTTTTATAATGAAAAGACACTTAATCAAATTCGTGAAATTAGTTGGACCTTTACTAACTATTTAAGCATCTGGCTGGCCACCTGCCTCAGTATCTTCTACTGCCTGAAGATTGCCAATTTTTCCCACCCTGCCTTCCTTTGGCTTAAATGGAGGATTTCCCAGGTGATTACCTGCATTCTCCTGTGTAGTGTATTCCTCTGTCTCTTCAATACAATGCTTCTGAtccaaaaattcaaaatatattctaACCTCCTACAAATGTCAAATGACACTGAAAATGTCAGAAGAAAGGAAAGCGAATTAAAAGTTTTCCATATTCTTGCTTTCTCATGGACACTGATACCATTCATTATATCCCTATTCTCCTGTATCTTACTCATCCTCTCCCTGAGGAGGCATACCAGAATGATGAAGCACTACAAAACTGACCCTAGAGACATAAGTACTGAGGCCCATGTAAGAGCCACCAAAgtaatgttttccttcctctttttctttgtcttttattgtATCCTTATGTTAATGGGGACATCAAGCTATTTTCTGAAAGATACCAAGATGATCATATTGATTATAGAATTGGTTTCCCCTGTCTATCCCTCTGTACATTCAGTTATCCTCATTCTGCAAAACAAAAACCTGAAGCAAGCATTCCTGGGGCTTCTGTGGTTGAAGGGGATCCTTTAG